DNA from Lactobacillus johnsonii:
TAAAGACGAGCAAAAAAGAACAATTCTGCGATATGCGGGAACTTATACTAATGCGGGCTTTATGGGAATACCTTTAGTACAGGCACTTTTAGGGAATAATGGTGTGTTTTTTGCAGTACCATATTTGATTATTTATAACATCTTTATGTGGACGCATGGCATTAGAATGTTTACTAGAAAAAAGCAATCATTTAAAGAAAGTTTTCATCAAGCTATAGTTAACCCTAATATTATTGCAGCTATTGTAGGGATGATATTATTTGTAATTCAAATTAAATTACCTGATATAGTTTCTGATCCTATGAACTATATTGCTAATTTGAATACTCCGCTAAGTATGATTGTTATTGGTACAAATCTTGGAGCTATTAATTTAAAAGAAGACTGGCATGATAAGTTAGTTTGGAGTGGAGTATTAGTTAGAAATCTGTTTTTCCCATTAATAATTTTAGGTTTTTTACTAGTTTTGCCGCTTCCATCAATTGCTAAAATGACAACTTTAATTATGGCAGCTTGTCCAGTAGCAGGAGTAGTAGTGCTTTTTAGCTTAATCAGCAATTTTGAAGTGAAATTTCCTACTAAATTAATGTGTTTATCTACTTTAGTAGCAATTATTACTCTTCCAGTCATAATTAGTTTGGCTAATTTAATGGGAATAT
Protein-coding regions in this window:
- a CDS encoding AEC family transporter, producing the protein MPLLLPTKQVVIMFILMFVGWICYQVKFLHEQTVKDLTKILLYVVSPCLIINSFRQSFSVTRLIQFSLILLLVLVLFVFKIIVSSVLFNKRTIKDEQKRTILRYAGTYTNAGFMGIPLVQALLGNNGVFFAVPYLIIYNIFMWTHGIRMFTRKKQSFKESFHQAIVNPNIIAAIVGMILFVIQIKLPDIVSDPMNYIANLNTPLSMIVIGTNLGAINLKEDWHDKLVWSGVLVRNLFFPLIILGFLLVLPLPSIAKMTTLIMAACPVAGVVVLFSLISNFEVKFPTKLMCLSTLVAIITLPVIISLANLMGI